Proteins from one Deltaproteobacteria bacterium genomic window:
- a CDS encoding Na+/H+ antiporter subunit C — MEALLAIVIGVLYASGVYMLMRRSIVKLIIGLALLAHGASLLVFTAAGLTRAVPPVIPYGEKAITGVVADPLPQALILTAIVISFGVQAFAMVLAYRAYQTVGTDDLDDMKATDT; from the coding sequence ATGGAAGCCCTGCTCGCCATCGTCATCGGCGTACTCTACGCGTCCGGCGTGTACATGCTCATGCGCCGGAGCATCGTGAAGCTGATTATCGGGCTGGCCCTGCTCGCCCACGGCGCGAGCCTGCTGGTGTTCACCGCCGCCGGGCTCACGCGCGCGGTGCCGCCGGTGATCCCCTACGGCGAAAAGGCCATCACGGGTGTCGTGGCGGACCCGCTGCCCCAGGCGCTGATCCTCACGGCCATCGTCATCAGCTTCGGCGTGCAGGCGTTCGCCATGGTGCTCGCCTACCGTGCGTACCAGACCGTGGGCACGGACGATCTCGACGACATGAAGGCAACGGACACGTGA
- a CDS encoding Na+/H+ antiporter subunit D, with translation MNSLIVLPILLPLLVGAACVVAWRYVAAQRILTLAGSIVYLAVSIVLLERVASEGIQAVQKGDWVAPFGITLVADMFSAVMVATTGVVTLVIVVYSLGSMDRQRESWGYYPLFNILIMGVSGAFLTGDIFNLFVWFEVLLISSFVLLALGGERAQLEGAIKYVTLNLVASAFFLAAVGILYAMAGSLNMADLSLRLGSAADPGLVTTLAVLFLVAFGIKGAIFPLFFWLPASYHTPPVAVSAIFGGLLTKVGVYALIRVFTLLFLNNVDYTHTIILWVGAITMVTGVLGAVAQYEFRRLLSFHIVSQIGYMVMGLGFFTPLALAGTVFFIVHNIFVKTNLFLVSGISQRIHGTYDLKKLGGLYRAHPWVGMLFLLSALSLAGVPPLSGFFGKLVLIKAGLDIEQFVVVAAALGVSLLTLFSMTKIWAEAFWKPLPEGTGTHAPGAGMGLMLGGIVTLAVLAVVMGVAAGPFFALAQQAGEQLTNPAPYIEAVLRVRGGS, from the coding sequence GTGAACTCGCTGATCGTCCTGCCCATATTGCTCCCGCTGCTGGTGGGCGCGGCATGCGTGGTGGCGTGGCGCTACGTGGCCGCGCAGCGCATCCTCACCCTGGCGGGCAGCATCGTCTACCTCGCGGTGTCGATCGTCCTGCTCGAACGCGTGGCCAGCGAGGGCATCCAGGCGGTGCAGAAGGGCGACTGGGTCGCGCCGTTCGGCATCACCCTCGTGGCGGACATGTTCAGCGCCGTCATGGTGGCCACCACCGGCGTGGTGACGCTGGTCATCGTGGTCTACTCGCTGGGCAGCATGGACCGGCAGCGGGAATCCTGGGGCTATTACCCGCTGTTCAACATCCTCATCATGGGCGTGTCCGGCGCCTTCCTGACCGGCGACATCTTCAACCTGTTCGTGTGGTTCGAGGTACTGCTGATCTCGTCCTTCGTGCTGCTGGCCCTGGGCGGCGAGCGCGCGCAGCTCGAGGGCGCCATCAAGTACGTCACCCTGAACCTGGTGGCGTCCGCGTTCTTCCTGGCGGCGGTGGGAATTCTCTACGCCATGGCGGGCTCCCTCAATATGGCGGACCTGTCGCTGCGGCTCGGCAGCGCCGCCGATCCGGGCCTGGTGACGACCCTCGCGGTCCTGTTCCTGGTGGCCTTCGGCATCAAGGGTGCGATCTTCCCGTTGTTCTTCTGGCTGCCGGCGTCCTACCACACGCCGCCGGTTGCGGTCTCGGCCATCTTCGGCGGCCTGCTCACCAAGGTGGGCGTGTACGCCCTGATCCGGGTGTTCACGCTGCTGTTCCTCAACAACGTCGACTACACGCATACGATCATCCTCTGGGTCGGCGCCATCACCATGGTGACGGGCGTGCTCGGCGCCGTGGCCCAGTACGAGTTCCGCCGGCTGCTGTCCTTCCACATCGTGAGCCAGATCGGCTACATGGTCATGGGCCTCGGCTTCTTTACGCCGCTGGCGCTGGCGGGCACGGTGTTCTTCATCGTCCACAACATCTTCGTCAAGACCAACCTGTTCCTGGTGAGCGGCATTTCGCAGCGCATTCACGGCACCTACGACCTCAAGAAGCTGGGCGGCCTCTACCGCGCCCACCCGTGGGTGGGCATGCTGTTCCTGCTGTCGGCGTTGTCGCTGGCCGGGGTGCCGCCCCTGTCCGGGTTCTTCGGCAAGCTTGTGCTGATCAAGGCCGGGCTCGACATCGAGCAGTTCGTGGTGGTGGCCGCGGCCCTGGGGGTGAGCCTGCTGACGCTGTTCTCCATGACCAAGATCTGGGCCGAGGCGTTCTGGAAGCCGCTGCCGGAAGGGACCGGGACGCATGCGCCGGGGGCGGGCATGGGGCTCATGCTGGGCGGCATCGTCACCCTGGCCGTGCTGGCGGTGGTGATGGGCGTGGCCGCGGGGCCGTTCTTCGCGCTGGCGCAACAGGCGGGCGAGCAGTTGACCAACCCGGCGCCGTACATCGAGGCGGTGCTCCGGGTGAGGGGAGGGTCATGA
- a CDS encoding Na+/H+ antiporter subunit B — protein sequence MNSLILRTASRFLLILLFQFSIFLLLRGHNDPGGGFVGGLVLAAALTLYAIAYDVRTMRRFLPCRAQTIIAWGLLVAALSGVFSLFKGQPFMTGQWTHVYIFGLDLHLGTPLLFDIGVYLTVVGVVLIVIISLAEEVEEDD from the coding sequence GTGAACTCGCTGATTCTCAGGACGGCCAGCCGGTTCCTGCTGATCCTGCTGTTCCAGTTCTCCATCTTCCTGCTGCTGCGGGGACACAACGATCCCGGCGGCGGCTTTGTCGGCGGACTGGTGCTGGCGGCGGCGCTGACGCTTTACGCCATCGCCTACGACGTGCGCACCATGCGCCGCTTCCTGCCGTGCCGGGCCCAGACCATCATCGCCTGGGGGCTTCTCGTCGCGGCCCTGAGCGGCGTTTTTTCCTTGTTCAAGGGGCAGCCGTTCATGACCGGTCAATGGACCCATGTCTACATCTTCGGCCTGGACCTCCACCTGGGCACGCCGTTGCTGTTCGACATCGGCGTCTACCTGACCGTGGTGGGCGTGGTGCTCATCGTCATCATCAGCCTGGCGGAGGAAGTGGAGGAGGACGACTGA